aaatttgacgaaattcaaaaatttgacgaaatttgaaaatttgattaaatttgaaaatttgacgaaatttgaaaatttgatgaaattcaaaaatttgacgaaatttgacgaaattcgaaaatttgacgaaaatcgaaaatttgacgatataccaaaatctgacgaaattatgaaaatttgacgaaagtaattctctatctgccaccattcaagaaatatctctaaaaacataattgacccacccatttccaactttcggaatttttcacatttgcccctctgttctactcgtaaaactctgagactttgccgaagaaagtaactctctatctctcataacccaaaaaaatattagtcctttcatcctacgctcgagtagctcaaaatttggtcactctaatcactctagctcaaacgattctgccccgatttttttaattatttttttgttcgaatcgtgttacgaatacctttcatttgaggggtcgcacgcctctgtaggtatcaatacagctaagctacagccgaaaacgcgttcccgaccctcgaaaaccacactcagaaaccacttcgaagccaataaaacaaaattctggtttttcctggggtaatggcgtatcacattttcaattttatgcccaccctgaggtttctgcaaaatttcatggagattggctgactagtttccgagatcgaccgtcgatagatagacagatagacagatagaaacatacagagtaagttgaaagattttgattgtttgaaaaacgttaatttggtgtattttctatgaaaatgaccaacttcaaaacgatgtatctccggcaattttaaagttacatagtcgagtgatagctcgttttgctcgtatttgaagcgcgaataagatagattaggatttgtggtgatacaggccaaaggaaagaaacttaaattttcgcctttatatagttgccgcgtctcaaaaaaatttcttcgttctttttttggaagttagactgcgtcaagtcctccgctatcgctccagACATGATTACAGTTGTTATTGTTAGAGGGAAAAGATAGGGCCAGTCATACTACTAGGTTTTCTGTTATACAGAAGTGAAATTTGAAAGGAAAAGCTCAATCGATCGATGAGTGAAACCTCATGACTCTAAAAAGATAGGCCCAGTTCACTTTAAGAAATCGATAACCAACAGTCCCAATTTTTAGGAACATTCCTACATACACAGTGGCGTTACCGATGCGTATTCATGTAACTTTTGCGGTAAAAATTTCCGTTTTGGTTCATCGTTATCGGCTCACCGCATGAAAGTCCATCCCGTCGAAATGGCAGGCGTTAAATATCGGTTGCAATGGAAGAAAAACgttgaattaaaaatgtaaaattagttttatttccaaaatacACAGAGAAGATGAGTTTCATCAAGACAATAAATCTTTTACCTAAATTTACTTAACAAGTTGCACTAAGATGGCAACTGTCGTGGTCATTCAAAACATCGTATCgcattttttgtgtgctttgGAGATCTTCCGAAAGCTTGAGCTTTGTAGAGCTTTCAAAAGCTGTGGATTTGGCGAGCTTTCAAAAGTTTGTGCTTTggagagctttcgaaagctctgaGATTCTTTGGATTCCATTGGACAAGTGAAAGATTCACTGGAACGCAaaagaagcttaaagctcACGAAACCTTTTTATCAGCAAAGCCACAAATACGACACGGTGTTCTGGCTTAACACGGCAGATTATCACATTGTAATCAGTCAGTCAAAACGTCCATTTTAATCGGCACCACTCCCAATTCTCCTAAAATTCGCCCTCTTACAATTAACCACATCGGCGAAATCGCATTGGCCCGTCAGTTCATTAAATTCCAATCCTGGCGCACAACTGAATTGATGCGGTTGTCCGTTGGCgcaaatgaaatacgaaacgcAGTTGGACGGATGAGGATGAACACCATCAGTCATACATTGGAAGCCTGGCTCGTCTGGAATTTGTGGTGGTGGATGTTCGGGATTAGCGACACAGTCAGTCAAATGGGGGAATGTACAGAGGCTGGTTATCGGGTCGAAATGAAGCTCTTCATTGCATTCTCTGCGTACTGGCTCTGGATCACCCACACAAATGTGATATCTGTAATCAAACGTGTCGATAAGTCGTCGACCTTTACCACGTTTAGTTCCCATTTCAACTTACACTGAACAATTGTACGGGTCACGAATAGCAATAACACTTCCATCGATCGGCAATCTTGCCGGACATTGGAAGCGTACAGTACAATCCACGACAGATTTTAGATCACATTGTCCCGttttattattgaattgtAGTCCTGGTTCACACATTAGCTGCGAAGCCACACCGGCTACACATCTGATGAAAGATCGACAACTTCGGTCCATAATGTGTGTGGACATTGTCTCATTACTGGGACAGCTGAAACACTGAATGTTTTGCGGCCAATCACATTGTCTCGTTAttggattgaaattgaattcggtAGGACAATTTCCAGGCTCGGGACCGTGTTGTCCGCAACGAAACCAGCCGTTACAATCTCTTACGTTTGGGATGAAGGCGTTAAGTTCTTCCTCGTCACAAATTGATGCATTTTGTGCTACAGTTAGCGTGACGACTGCAGCTAGTACGTAGAATATTTTATCTGTTGGATCAAATGGCTGGTTAAGTTAGGGCACATTTTACACTCAAATTGACTTCACttacaaatcatttttcttataaatctCTTCTGATAACTTCGGAGTTACTTAGTTGCTTCAGTTGCTTGTATTTAGTTGAAATGCTTAACGTACAACATTCTGCCTGATCTTAAATACTAAAATTCGCTCACTATCTTCCTCCAAGTGTTGTATGACAAGCACACACTTGTCTCCCATTATCAtcataataacaaaaataagagaaaaatttgcaattttaatcTATGAAGTGAAGTGGACTTACGATAAACATGTTTCGTTGAATCGGAGCTTCTTCTTCCATATTTTGGTAATC
Above is a window of Bradysia coprophila strain Holo2 unplaced genomic scaffold, BU_Bcop_v1 contig_476, whole genome shotgun sequence DNA encoding:
- the LOC119082689 gene encoding protein obstructor-E-like → MIYKIFYVLAAVVTLTVAQNASICDEEELNAFIPNVRDCNGWFRCGQHGPEPGNCPTEFNFNPITRQCDWPQNIQCFSCPSNETMSTHIMDRSCRSFIRCVAGVASQLMCEPGLQFNNKTGQCDLKSVVDCTVRFQCPARLPIDGSVIAIRDPYNCSVYHICVGDPEPVRRECNEELHFDPITSLCTFPHLTDCVANPEHPPPQIPDEPGFQCMTDGVHPHPSNCVSYFICANGQPHQFSCAPGLEFNELTGQCDFADVVNCKRANFRRIGSGAD